The following nucleotide sequence is from Halapricum desulfuricans.
CGTACACCACAGCTGCGGTCGATCCGGCCCGTGCCAGTCGCCCTGGCGCTTGACGGAGAAACAGACGTACTGCTCGCCGTCGTACTCGATGACGGCGTCCTTCCGGAGGTCGCCGGGATCGCCGTTGATGATGAGGTTCTTCATGCCCGCTCGTTCGGTGCAACCGCACTTAGGGACTTCGGAGGGAGCGAGCGGAACCAAACGGGTTTTAAGCGCCCACGTCAAATCCCCGCCAAGGACGATTCGCTATGCAGATGCCACGCCGATTTAACACGTACTGTCCGCACTGTAACGAGCACCACGAACACGAGGTCGAGAAGGTCCGGACGGGCCGTTCCTCGGGCATGAAGAAGGTCAACGACCGCCAGCGCGAACGCCAGTCCGGCATCGGGAACGACGGCAAGTTCTCGAAGGTCCCCGGTGGGGACAAACCCACCAAGAAGACCAACCTCACCTATCGCTGCAGCGAGTGTGGCAACGCCCACGTTCGCGAAGGGTGGCGCGCCGGACGGCTGGAGTTCCAGGAGTGATCACGATGGCCGGGAACTTCCACACCGTCGTGTGTCCGGACTGTGAGAACGAACAGATCGTCTTCGGCAAGGCCGCCACCGAGGTCTCCTGTGCGGTCTGCGGGCACACGCTCGCGGTCCCCACGGGCGGGAAGGCCGAGATCGAAGGCGAGGTCGTCGAGACCGTCGAGGCTCGGTAACGATGAAGTACAGCGGGTGGCCGGAACCGGGCGAACTCGTCGTGGGTCGGATCGACGAGATCGAGGACTTCGGCGTCTTCGTCGACCTGCTGGAGTACGAGGACAAGCGCGGACTCGTCCACGTCAGCGAGGTCGCGAGCGGCTGGATCAAGAACGTCCGCGACCACGTCAACCCCGACCAGCGCGTCGTCGCGAAAGTGCTCGACGTCGACGAGTCCTCCCAGCAGATCGACCTCTCGCTGAAGGACGTCAACGACCACCAGCGCAAGGACAAGATCCAGGAGTGGAAAAACGAGCGCAAGGCCGACAACTGGATGGAGCAGTCCTTCGGCGAGGACATCACCGACGAGCAGTACGCCGCCGTCGGCAACGAACTGCTCGCGGCGTTCGGCTCGATGTACGCTGGCTTCGAGGAGGCCGCCATCCGCGGCAGCGAGGCGCTCGAGGACACCGACCTCGACGACGACGAGATCGAGGCGATCGTCGAAACGGCCCGCGAGAACGTCTCGGTGCCCTACGTCGAGGTGACCGGATACGTCGATCTGCAGGCGTTCGGCAGCGACGGCGTCGACGCGATCAAGGCGGCGCTGCAGGCCGCGGAGGGCAACGGAGACGTGCCGGAGGAAGTCGAACTCGAGGTGACCTACGTCGGATCGCCGGAGTACCGGATCAGGGTCAAAGCGCCGGATTACAAGACCGCCGAGTCGGAACTGGAAGACAGTGCCGACCGAGCCGCCGACTGCATCGAAGAGCGCGGCGGAACGGCACAGTATCACCGCGAGCGCAACACCGACGAAGAGTAACGCTTCTCGCTGTTTTCACGCATGAAATCCGACATCCGCGTGTGTTCGGCGTGGCGTGAGACTCACGATCGGCCAGTCTACACCCTCTCGGAGCGCTGTCCAGACTGTGGAGCCGAGGCCGTCAACAGCGCGCCGGCCCCGTTCTCGCCCGAGGACCGGTACGGTTCGTACCGACGGGCACTTAAGGAGCGACGCCGCGAGTAGCGGGTATGGACCCATTCGAGATCGAGATTCTCGCCGAGCCAGAACTGGACGATCCGGTGCTCGTCGAGGGATTGCCCGGCGTCGGCCACGTCGGCAAGCTCGCCGCCGAGCACGTCCTCGAAGAGCTGGACAGCACGCTCGTGGCGCGCGTCTATTCGACGCACTTCCCGCCGCAGGTGACAGTCGAGGACGGCACGGCCGAACTGGCCCACGCCGAGTTTCACGCCGTCGAGACCGAGGACGGATCCGACCTGATCACGCTGACCGGCGACCATCAGGCCCAGGACAACGAGGGCCATTACGGGCTGACGGACACGTTTCTGGATGTCGCCGACCGACTGGGCGTCCAGCGCGTGTTCGCTCTCGGCGGCGTCCCGACCGGCGAGCTCATCGAGGAGTACGACGTGCTCGGGGCGGCGACGACCGACGAGTTGGTCGACGAGCTCGAGAGCGCCGGCGTGGAGTTCCGCGAGGACGAGCCCGCCGGCGGAATCGTCGGCGTTTCGGGCCTGTTGCTCGGACTGAGCGGCCGTCGCGACCTCCCGGCGGCCTGTCTGATGGGCGAGACCTCGGGCTATCTCGTCGATCCCAAGAGCGCCCAGGCGGTGCTCGAGATCCTGCAGGACGTGATCGGCTTCGAGGTCGATTTCGCCTCGCTGGAAGAGCGCGCCGACGAGATGGAAGAGGTCGTCCGGAAGATTCAAGAGATGGAGGGCGGCGGTCCCGCGGCGTCCGAGGAAGACCTCCGGTACATCGGCTAGGCTCGCACCTCCGCAACGACGGCCACGGTATCGCGCCCGTCGGTCGGAATCCCGCACGGCTTGCCTCCAGCGAACCGTTCTTGTTTGCGGTATCCGTTACTCGCTTCCAGTGTGCTAGACAGTCTCGCGACCCTCCCCTCGTGGCTGGTCACCGGTCTCGTGCTGGGAGCCGTCAGTAGCGTCGCCATCGCGGGGCTGTTCGTCGCGATCGTTCGCCTGTTCCCCACCCGGGCCCCCTCTCAGTCCAGCGACACGGAAGCGCGCCGTCGCTCGGAGATTCGGGCGTATCTGGAGGGGATCGGCGAACGCTACGTCGAGAACCACGTCATCGCCGGCCAGTCAGTCGAGTTCTACCTCCCGGATCAGGAAGTGGCGATCACCTTCGACGCGCGCGTGTACTTCCGTCTCGTCGGGACGGACGCCACGCCGGTGCTCGTCGAACACGAACTCCCGGGCGTCGCGATCGGCCCGCGACTGCCCTTCGAGACGCCCGAAAGTGGTCCGTCTCCCGGGAGTGCTTCTCACCCGGCGAGCGAGGCGTTTGCCCGGCTCGGACTGCCTGCCGGTGCGCCGCTCGCGGACGTTCGAGACGCCTACCGGCAGAAGGTCAAGGAGGTCCACCCCGATCAGGGCGGTGACGAGGCCGCGTTCCGCCGCGTCCGGGAGGCGTACACGACGGCCAGACAGCACGCGACCGACTAGTCGCGGACCACGCGCACGTCGCCGCTCTCGGTGACAAGCACCCGGACCGGCTCGGTGACGACGTTGCCGCTGATCGCCTCGCCGGCCTCCGAGCGGACCGTCTGGACCAGATCGACGGCGGAACTGCTCACCTTGATGTCGGCCTCGTCGCAGGCCGAGTACACCATCGGCGGGACGTCGAACAGCGACGTGTGCGCGTCGATCTCAAGCTCCACGAGCGGGCGCAACCGCTCCAGGAAGTCGACGGTGTTGCGTGCCTTCTCGGCGTTCTCGCGCGCGCTCGCCTCGATGTTGGCGACGTTGGCGCGGGACGTCCCGAAGCGGTCGGCGATGTCGGCCTGGGTCAGCCCCTGCTCCCGGAGCGCGAGCACCTCGGCCTGGCGGCGCGTCACCACCAGCTCGTCGGCCTCGTACCCGGTGTCGTCAAGGGGGTCGGTCTCTCGGTCCATGCGCTGCGTATTTGAATATAACTGTAATCGTCACCGGCGCTTAATACTGCCGACTGTCCCGATGCCCGCAACCGTAATCGATCCCGATCACGATATCTGACGAAAAGTATATTTGTTAACGGGTTTTCGTTATGTCTATGGAGATACAACGGCGGCGGTTCGTCGCGGGGATCGGTGCGGGGGCAGTCGCGCTCACAGCCGGGTGTGCACAGCTGGGGAGCGACGGTGAGGCAGACGACGACCGGCCGGACGTCGTCGGGGAAACGCTCACGCTCACGACGACGACGAGCACCTACGACACGGGGTTGCTCGATGCGATCCACCCCGACTTCGAGGAGCTGTACGGCGTCGAGGTCGACCCGGTCGCACAGGGGACGGGAGCCGCGCTCGAGTCGGCCCGCAACGGCGACTCGGACGTGGTGATGGTCCACGCCCGGGGCCTCGAAGACGAGTTCATGCGCAACGGGTACGGCGTCAACCGTCGGGACCTCATGTTCAACGACTTCGTCATCGTCGGCCCGGAGGGCGATCCGGCGGGGATCGACGGGGCGGGCTCGGCGACCGAGGCGCTTACCGCCATTGCCGAGACCGGGGCGACGTTCGTCTCGCGCGGGGACAACTCCGGCACTCACACCAAGGAGCTGAACCTCTGGGAGGCCGCCGGGACCGAACCCGGCGGGGACTGGTATCAGGAGACCGGGTCCGGAATGGGCGAGGCGCTGAACGTCGCCACCCAGCAGGGCGCGTACACCCTCTCGGACCGCGGGACCTTCCTCTCTCGGCGCGCGGATATCGACCTGGTCATCCTGGTGGAAGGCCCCCTCGAGGACGGGCCGGAGATCCTCGCCAATCCATACGGCGTCATGGCGGTCAATCCCGCGATCCACGACAACGTCAACTACGACCTCGCGATGGCCTACATCGGGTGGCTAACCAGTCCCGACGCCCAGGACGCGATCGCGGACCACGAGCGAAACGGCGAACAGCTGTTCTATCCCGAGGCGATCTCCGAGAACCCGGACTTCCAGCAGTACGTTCCCGAGGGGTGGAACAGCGACTCGTCCGGGGAGTGATCGTGCTACCGGAACTGATCGGACACCCGCTGTCGGCCGTCTTCGATCTCCCGTTCAGAGACGGCTACGTCTGGAGCATTATCTACGTCTCGCTGTACGTGAGCCTCACCGCCGTCGCGTTGAGCACACTGGTCAGCGTCCCGGTTGCGATCGTGATGGGGTTTTCGGAGTTCCCCGGCCGACAGTTCGCCAAGTCGGTGATCAACACCGGCATGGGCTTTCCCAGCGTGGTCGTCGGGCTGGCCGTGCTGTTTCTCGTCTCTAATCAGGGGCCGCTGGGATCGCTGGAGCTGATCTTCACCACGGAGGCGATGATAATCTCGCAGTTCGTGCTCGCGACGCCGCCGATCACCGCGATCAGCCTCGCCGCCATCACCGGCGTGAACGATCGCGTTCGCGACGCCGCCCACGTCCTCGGCGGGACGCGTCTCGACGTGGCGCTGGTCGTTCTCAAGGAGGCGCGTTACGGGATCGCGACGGCGATCCTGGCCGGGTTCGGCCGCGCGATCAGCGAGGTCGGGTCCGTGCTGATTGTCGGCGGCAACATCACCGGCGCAGACGGGATCTCCAAGACCAGGACGCTGACGACCGCTATCCAGCTCGAGGCCCGGCAGGGGAAATACGAGACGGCGATGGTCCTCGGGGCAATCCTGCTCGCGCTCGTGCTGGTGATCAACGCCGTCGTCGTCCGACTCGGCGATCAGGGGGTCCGATGATGCTCCGGGAACCCGAGCGCGTACAACCGCACGAAGACGGTACGATGACCCGGGGGATCGACCGCTCACGGCCGCGATCGGGCAGGGTGACGCTCCAGGCGACCGACCTCACCCAGTCCTACGGGGACGAAACAGTGTTTCGCGGTCTCTCACTCGCCGTTGGCAGCGGCGAGGTGGTCGCTGTCATCGGCCCCTCCGGCGTCGGCAAGTCGACGCTGCTGCGGACGCTCGCGCTTGCGCTCGAGCCGGACGACGGAACCGTCACGTTCGACGGGACCGAGGCCTGGCGCGTCGGCACGTCCGAACGGCTCTCGCTGCGCCGGCGCATCGGGATGGTCTTTCAGGAGGCGTCCCTGTTCGACGCCTCGGTCGCCCGCAACGTCGAGTACGGGCTCCGGGTCCGGCGGTCCTGGTCCGAACGGGTCCGTGCTGGCCTGCAGTCGATACTCAGTGCCAACGGGACCGCCGAGGCCGTCTCCGAAGCGCTCGGCGTCGTCGAGTTACGGGACAAGGCCGACCAGCAGGCGGAGTCGCTCTCGGGCGGGGAAGGCCAGCGCGTCTCCTTCGCCCGCGCGCTGGCGTACGACCCCGACGTGCTGTTGCTCGACGAACCGACCTCCGACCTCGATCCGCGAAACACCGCCGTCATCGAGGAGGCGATCGCCGAGGCGCGAGACCGCGGTATCGGCGTCGTCGTGGCCACCCACGACATGCATCAGGCCGAGCGCGTCGCCGATCGGGTGGCGGTCCTGCTCGGCGAGACGATCACCGAAGTCGGCCCGACGGCGACGATCTTCGACGAGCCGTCAGACCCCCGAACCCGGAAGTTCATCTCCGGCGAACTGGTCTACTGATCGATCGGGTCTCCACACCCAGTCAATGACCGGTCTCGTAGTCGCGAGCGTCCTCGCCTGGCTGCAGTTCGATCGCCTCGATCGCCGAGAGGTTCCGGATCGTCCGCGAGGAGTCGATCTCCGGGGCCAGAAACCGCGGCGTCTCACGCAGGGCGTACGCCTCGCCACCTTCGACGGTGAGTGCCTCACAGACGAACCCGACGAATCCCTCGAGCCCGAACCAGGCGTCGATACAGACCCGATACCCGTCGTCCGCGGTCATCAGTAGGTGTGTGGCTTCGGGCGGGAATTGCGCGGCCTCGGCCACCGGCGCGATCGGGACCCCGCTCCAGCGCCCCTCGATCTCGCGCCCGGAGTGGCAGTTGATCGTGAACGACCGGGTCTGCCACGGGAACCGCTCGCGGGTCGCCGGCGCGTCCGCGAGCGTGACTTCGCTGTCCCCCGCGACCGTCACGGCCGGTTCGGACTCCTGTGACACCATCTCCGAGACGTTCGCCGCCCGCCCTCAAGAACGTACCGTCTACGGGCGTCGACGGCGTCTGCCGGTACCGGCAGGACGGTGTCGCTCAGCGCGACGTAATCACCGACGATTACATCGCCGGACGTAGAGCTAACCCGCTGGCGACCGTATATAATCATGAGGGATAACGATGACGGAACTCGGCGGCTACCGCGATCGGGTCGCGCAGATCGACCTCGGGAGCGGTGACATCAGCTACGAGGGTATCGACGACGAGGACGCCAGGAAGTACATCGGAGGACGAGGTCTCGGGGTCAAGTACGTCTTCGAGCAGGGTCCGGACGTGGATCCGCTCGGTCCGGAGAACCTGCTGGCGTTCATGAACGGGCCGCTGACCGGGACGCAGGCGACGATGAGCGGCCGGATGGCCGTCGTAACCAAGTCACCGCTGACCAACACGGTGACGGACTCCCACCACGGCGGCTGGTCGGCCGCCCGGCTCAAGTGGGCCGGTTTCGACGCGCTGCTGTTCGAGGGACAGGCCGACGAACCGGTCTACGCCTACGTCGAGGACGGCGAGGTCGAACTGCGAGACGCCTCGCACCTGTGGGGCAAGACCACTCACGAGGCCCGCGAGATCGTCGAGGACGAACTCGACGGCGAGTACGGCAAGAGCCTGAGCTTCATGGGAATCGGTCCCGGCGGCGAGAACGAGGTCCGGTACGGCTGTATCATCAACGAGGACGACCGGGCGTCCGGCCGCGGCGGGACGGGCGCGGTCATGGGCTCGAAGAACCTCAAAGCGGTCGTCGTCAAGTCGGGCACCGACATGCCGAAGCCGGCGGACGAGGAGACGTTCGCGGAGGGCCACAAGCAGGCCATGAAGGTCATCCAGGAGTCGGATATCACCGCGCCCAACGAGGGCGGCCTGTCGGTGTACGGCACGAACGTCCTGACGAACCTGACCGAGGAGATGGACGGCCTGCCCACTCGCAACGGGCGATACACTTCGACGTCCGCGGAACGCGAAGACGACCCGAGCGAGCCGAACATCGACGCCGAGAACACCTCCGGCGAGTGGGTCCGGGAGAACATCCTCGTCGACGAGCCGACCTGTCACTCCTGTCCGGTCGCCTGCAAGAAGGAGGTCGAGGTCGAGACCGAACTCGGCGGCGAGACGCAGAACGTCCGGATGGAGTCGCTGGAGTACGAGCCGGCCTTCACCTTCGGGTCGAACTCGATGAGCGA
It contains:
- a CDS encoding HAH_0734 family protein, which produces MKNLIINGDPGDLRKDAVIEYDGEQYVCFSVKRQGDWHGPDRPQLWCTIGQEDEREAYARRQYIPMHLETLSTEAEAVSVVDA
- a CDS encoding 50S ribosomal protein L44e, translating into MQMPRRFNTYCPHCNEHHEHEVEKVRTGRSSGMKKVNDRQRERQSGIGNDGKFSKVPGGDKPTKKTNLTYRCSECGNAHVREGWRAGRLEFQE
- a CDS encoding 30S ribosomal protein S27e, producing MAGNFHTVVCPDCENEQIVFGKAATEVSCAVCGHTLAVPTGGKAEIEGEVVETVEAR
- a CDS encoding translation initiation factor IF-2 subunit alpha yields the protein MKYSGWPEPGELVVGRIDEIEDFGVFVDLLEYEDKRGLVHVSEVASGWIKNVRDHVNPDQRVVAKVLDVDESSQQIDLSLKDVNDHQRKDKIQEWKNERKADNWMEQSFGEDITDEQYAAVGNELLAAFGSMYAGFEEAAIRGSEALEDTDLDDDEIEAIVETARENVSVPYVEVTGYVDLQAFGSDGVDAIKAALQAAEGNGDVPEEVELEVTYVGSPEYRIRVKAPDYKTAESELEDSADRAADCIEERGGTAQYHRERNTDEE
- a CDS encoding RNA-protein complex protein Nop10; the encoded protein is MKSDIRVCSAWRETHDRPVYTLSERCPDCGAEAVNSAPAPFSPEDRYGSYRRALKERRRE
- a CDS encoding proteasome assembly chaperone family protein is translated as MDPFEIEILAEPELDDPVLVEGLPGVGHVGKLAAEHVLEELDSTLVARVYSTHFPPQVTVEDGTAELAHAEFHAVETEDGSDLITLTGDHQAQDNEGHYGLTDTFLDVADRLGVQRVFALGGVPTGELIEEYDVLGAATTDELVDELESAGVEFREDEPAGGIVGVSGLLLGLSGRRDLPAACLMGETSGYLVDPKSAQAVLEILQDVIGFEVDFASLEERADEMEEVVRKIQEMEGGGPAASEEDLRYIG
- a CDS encoding J domain-containing protein; this translates as MLDSLATLPSWLVTGLVLGAVSSVAIAGLFVAIVRLFPTRAPSQSSDTEARRRSEIRAYLEGIGERYVENHVIAGQSVEFYLPDQEVAITFDARVYFRLVGTDATPVLVEHELPGVAIGPRLPFETPESGPSPGSASHPASEAFARLGLPAGAPLADVRDAYRQKVKEVHPDQGGDEAAFRRVREAYTTARQHATD
- a CDS encoding Tfx family DNA-binding protein; this translates as MDRETDPLDDTGYEADELVVTRRQAEVLALREQGLTQADIADRFGTSRANVANIEASARENAEKARNTVDFLERLRPLVELEIDAHTSLFDVPPMVYSACDEADIKVSSSAVDLVQTVRSEAGEAISGNVVTEPVRVLVTESGDVRVVRD
- a CDS encoding substrate-binding domain-containing protein, whose product is MEIQRRRFVAGIGAGAVALTAGCAQLGSDGEADDDRPDVVGETLTLTTTTSTYDTGLLDAIHPDFEELYGVEVDPVAQGTGAALESARNGDSDVVMVHARGLEDEFMRNGYGVNRRDLMFNDFVIVGPEGDPAGIDGAGSATEALTAIAETGATFVSRGDNSGTHTKELNLWEAAGTEPGGDWYQETGSGMGEALNVATQQGAYTLSDRGTFLSRRADIDLVILVEGPLEDGPEILANPYGVMAVNPAIHDNVNYDLAMAYIGWLTSPDAQDAIADHERNGEQLFYPEAISENPDFQQYVPEGWNSDSSGE
- a CDS encoding ABC transporter permease; this encodes MLPELIGHPLSAVFDLPFRDGYVWSIIYVSLYVSLTAVALSTLVSVPVAIVMGFSEFPGRQFAKSVINTGMGFPSVVVGLAVLFLVSNQGPLGSLELIFTTEAMIISQFVLATPPITAISLAAITGVNDRVRDAAHVLGGTRLDVALVVLKEARYGIATAILAGFGRAISEVGSVLIVGGNITGADGISKTRTLTTAIQLEARQGKYETAMVLGAILLALVLVINAVVVRLGDQGVR
- a CDS encoding phosphate ABC transporter ATP-binding protein; the protein is MTRGIDRSRPRSGRVTLQATDLTQSYGDETVFRGLSLAVGSGEVVAVIGPSGVGKSTLLRTLALALEPDDGTVTFDGTEAWRVGTSERLSLRRRIGMVFQEASLFDASVARNVEYGLRVRRSWSERVRAGLQSILSANGTAEAVSEALGVVELRDKADQQAESLSGGEGQRVSFARALAYDPDVLLLDEPTSDLDPRNTAVIEEAIAEARDRGIGVVVATHDMHQAERVADRVAVLLGETITEVGPTATIFDEPSDPRTRKFISGELVY
- a CDS encoding aldehyde ferredoxin oxidoreductase family protein, which gives rise to MTELGGYRDRVAQIDLGSGDISYEGIDDEDARKYIGGRGLGVKYVFEQGPDVDPLGPENLLAFMNGPLTGTQATMSGRMAVVTKSPLTNTVTDSHHGGWSAARLKWAGFDALLFEGQADEPVYAYVEDGEVELRDASHLWGKTTHEAREIVEDELDGEYGKSLSFMGIGPGGENEVRYGCIINEDDRASGRGGTGAVMGSKNLKAVVVKSGTDMPKPADEETFAEGHKQAMKVIQESDITAPNEGGLSVYGTNVLTNLTEEMDGLPTRNGRYTSTSAEREDDPSEPNIDAENTSGEWVRENILVDEPTCHSCPVACKKEVEVETELGGETQNVRMESLEYEPAFTFGSNSMSDDAEVTAVLIDRCNKYGIDAIESGNMLAMAMEMTEKGQVEDGIDWGDHDAMYEMLRKIAEREGELADALAEGAAGAAERFDAEDSRLDVKNQTIPAYDPRSMKGMAIGYATSNRGACHLRGYTPSAEILGFPEAADPADPEGKGELQVTFQDMHAISDSFDICKFNAFAEGIEEYVLQYNGMTGRDVTEEELIETGKRIYTLERYYNNLVGFDGADDSLPDRFVEGSEDAIPGMGAADGQLAELDQLKDEYYEARQWVDGVVPDERLDELDITIGPGTGVSAGASADD